From Synoicihabitans lomoniglobus, the proteins below share one genomic window:
- a CDS encoding WD40/YVTN/BNR-like repeat-containing protein: MPIPPVRNPLSRFRRLLSSGIVLGVLAGFSLSAAPVDYDFYLCANINRNYVIGSKIVTTNGLFSRDETTGEWQHFGYNDTTITALAFDPRDRDVLYTTTLNGIWRSLDGGDTWRMTNSWDMTEGRDVAVDPFAPDRVYLALPSGIAVSEDRGQTWQRREHGLPDRGKFTQRIALDRVVANRGLAGCEKGVFLTVDAAANWRCVLPTETTVNDIRQSPHDPDFWVAVTDTHGAWESHDNGESWNQIANLPHEHAIYNVTFDATDANRLAVASWTYGVWTSEDGGKSWTSRDAGLPENPRVWRVGVEPNTGRLYASVFQETLYYSDDFGRTWTPDALAGSLVNNFVSVPRS, encoded by the coding sequence ATGCCAATACCTCCCGTCCGCAATCCCTTATCCCGTTTTCGCCGCCTGTTGTCGTCGGGAATCGTCCTCGGCGTGCTCGCCGGTTTCTCCCTGTCGGCTGCGCCGGTTGACTATGATTTTTATCTGTGCGCCAACATCAACCGCAACTACGTGATCGGTTCGAAGATCGTCACCACCAACGGTCTGTTTTCGCGGGACGAAACCACCGGCGAATGGCAGCACTTCGGATACAACGATACCACGATCACGGCGCTGGCGTTTGATCCCCGCGACCGCGACGTGCTCTACACCACGACGCTCAACGGCATCTGGCGCAGTCTCGATGGAGGGGACACCTGGCGCATGACCAACAGTTGGGACATGACCGAAGGCCGCGATGTGGCGGTCGATCCGTTTGCCCCGGATCGCGTCTATCTCGCCCTGCCTTCCGGAATCGCCGTATCCGAAGACCGGGGACAGACGTGGCAACGGCGCGAGCACGGACTGCCCGACCGCGGTAAATTCACCCAGCGCATCGCGTTGGATCGCGTGGTCGCGAACCGCGGGTTGGCGGGATGCGAAAAAGGCGTGTTCCTCACCGTAGACGCCGCCGCGAACTGGCGCTGCGTCCTGCCGACGGAGACGACGGTCAACGACATCCGGCAGTCCCCGCACGACCCCGATTTTTGGGTGGCGGTGACCGATACCCACGGGGCCTGGGAATCACACGACAACGGGGAGAGCTGGAACCAAATCGCGAACCTGCCCCATGAACACGCGATCTACAATGTAACCTTCGACGCCACCGACGCGAACCGCCTGGCGGTGGCGAGTTGGACCTACGGGGTCTGGACCAGCGAAGACGGGGGCAAAAGCTGGACCTCACGCGACGCCGGACTGCCGGAAAACCCACGCGTTTGGCGGGTGGGCGTCGAGCCCAATACCGGTCGCCTTTACGCCAGTGTTTTCCAGGAAACGCTCTACTACTCCGATGACTTCGGCCGCACCTGGACGCCGGACGCACTCGCCGGCTCGCTGGTGAATAATTTCGTTTCCGTGCCCCGTTCCTGA
- a CDS encoding PmoA family protein produces the protein MQSALEIRETETGRLAVAPVGGGELWSYAYRPGTPANESPRPFMHPLHTRHGDVLTNWRPNDHPWHHGLSFTLTSVNGVNFWGGPSHRAADGYQWRQDHGVQQHDEWLLKTPARLVQRLTWLDSQPDAAVVLTEERTLATTLRDDGWTLQWISRLTNPGSFDLRCDNYHSLGGLDGSHYSGLQFRGARGLLDQHGDATIRVVGEGGQTELEALHGHTSNWVEWHAQHDGSLRRTRLRFESKSGPLPWFVRPNDPMVAWAPHRENAWIIPAGETRELDHELHIFDA, from the coding sequence ATGCAATCTGCCCTCGAAATTCGCGAAACGGAAACCGGCCGACTCGCCGTTGCCCCAGTGGGTGGTGGTGAGCTGTGGTCGTATGCCTACCGGCCCGGAACACCGGCCAACGAATCGCCGCGTCCGTTCATGCATCCGCTGCACACGCGTCACGGCGATGTGTTGACCAATTGGCGGCCCAACGATCATCCGTGGCACCACGGGTTGAGTTTTACTCTCACCTCGGTCAACGGCGTGAATTTCTGGGGTGGCCCCTCGCATCGGGCGGCCGACGGTTACCAGTGGCGGCAGGATCATGGCGTGCAACAGCACGACGAGTGGTTGCTCAAAACTCCCGCGCGATTGGTGCAGCGTTTAACGTGGCTCGACTCGCAACCGGACGCCGCGGTGGTGCTCACGGAAGAGCGCACGCTTGCCACCACGCTGCGTGACGATGGCTGGACCTTGCAGTGGATCAGTCGGCTCACCAATCCCGGTTCGTTTGATCTGCGTTGCGACAATTATCACAGCCTGGGCGGTCTGGATGGATCGCACTATTCCGGGTTGCAGTTCCGCGGCGCGCGCGGGTTGTTGGATCAACATGGCGACGCCACGATTCGCGTGGTGGGAGAGGGCGGCCAAACCGAGTTGGAGGCATTGCACGGTCACACTTCGAACTGGGTGGAGTGGCACGCTCAGCATGACGGATCATTGCGCCGCACCCGCCTGCGGTTCGAATCCAAGTCCGGTCCGCTACCGTGGTTTGTGCGACCGAATGATCCCATGGTGGCGTGGGCGCCGCATCGGGAAAATGCCTGGATTATTCCGGCGGGCGAAACTCGCGAGTTGGATCACGAGCTGCATATTTTTGACGCATGA
- a CDS encoding aminotransferase class V-fold PLP-dependent enzyme codes for MTLNRKAFLKRCGLGLAGLGASKLLAAPASLPESLRPYSVAAGDDYWSAMRAAYDFDPGLHYFNTGGLGPSPAAIKSFTAQVAEELQWHVETGHGRIHDVRGDAARFLGAAEDEVSFVRNATEGNGIVAGGLDLQRGDEVIFESHAHPGGSFPWLLQAQQKGVAVRLFEPDPTSPEGNLQRIEALMTRRTRVVQVSHITAPTGIVMPVASIAKLCEAHGVWFHIDGAQSAGMIPVDFAAMGCDSYATSGHKWLGGPRESGMLVVRRARQDELVPPLVGAYSGEVENLPGSIEFTPNAGRYEYGTRDVARELGLVEAMRWQTHIGRDAIARHGRELAERLRAGLTPIPDLEILTPTHADLRASMLTIRSERLGYRELFGALWSRHRMRCRPVSEQGLDAVRVSCHAFNTIEEIDALIAAVEQELRAA; via the coding sequence ATGACGCTGAACCGAAAAGCCTTTCTCAAACGTTGCGGTCTCGGGTTGGCCGGATTGGGCGCGAGCAAACTGCTGGCCGCGCCGGCCTCGCTGCCGGAATCCCTGCGGCCTTATTCCGTGGCGGCGGGCGACGATTATTGGTCGGCGATGCGAGCCGCCTACGACTTCGATCCAGGTCTCCATTATTTCAATACGGGCGGACTGGGTCCGTCCCCGGCTGCGATCAAATCATTCACCGCCCAGGTAGCCGAGGAGTTGCAGTGGCACGTTGAAACCGGACACGGCCGGATCCACGATGTGCGCGGGGACGCGGCGCGTTTTCTCGGCGCGGCGGAAGACGAGGTTTCCTTCGTGCGCAATGCGACCGAAGGCAACGGCATCGTCGCCGGCGGGCTGGATCTGCAACGGGGGGATGAAGTGATTTTTGAATCCCACGCCCATCCCGGTGGTTCGTTTCCGTGGTTGTTGCAGGCGCAGCAAAAAGGTGTGGCGGTGCGTTTGTTTGAACCGGACCCCACCTCACCGGAGGGGAACCTGCAGCGGATCGAGGCGTTGATGACCCGTCGCACGCGGGTGGTGCAGGTATCGCACATCACCGCTCCCACCGGCATTGTCATGCCGGTCGCTTCGATCGCCAAACTCTGTGAAGCGCACGGCGTATGGTTTCACATCGATGGCGCGCAATCGGCGGGTATGATCCCGGTGGATTTTGCCGCCATGGGTTGCGACTCCTATGCCACCAGCGGTCACAAGTGGCTGGGCGGCCCGCGCGAGTCGGGCATGTTGGTGGTGCGTCGGGCCCGTCAGGACGAACTCGTGCCGCCGCTCGTTGGCGCTTATTCCGGTGAAGTCGAAAATTTGCCCGGGAGCATCGAATTCACGCCCAACGCCGGTCGTTACGAATACGGCACGCGCGACGTGGCCCGGGAGTTGGGATTGGTGGAAGCCATGCGTTGGCAAACACATATCGGCCGGGATGCCATCGCCCGTCACGGTCGCGAACTGGCGGAGCGCTTGCGGGCCGGGTTGACCCCCATTCCCGACCTGGAAATTTTAACACCAACGCATGCGGATCTGCGCGCGTCCATGCTGACGATTCGCAGCGAACGTCTGGGCTACCGGGAGCTGTTTGGTGCCCTGTGGAGTCGTCACCGCATGCGCTGCCGTCCGGTGTCGGAACAGGGCCTCGATGCGGTGCGCGTCTCGTGCCACGCCTTCAATACGATCGAAGAAATCGATGCGCTTATCGCCGCGGTCGAGCAAGAGCTGCGCGCGGCATGA
- a CDS encoding RidA family protein, with protein MKLSTLLVMGFLIAGAALRAATPEENVKSLGLVLPPAASPVANYVPVVRTGDLVFLAGHIPRDDAGQVITGKVGETVTMAEAQDAARRTALALLATLRQELGSLDRVKRIVRVEGFVNCPTDFTAQSSVINGCSDLLIEVFGDQGRHARMAIGAGSLPLNTTVEIALIAEVD; from the coding sequence ATGAAATTAAGCACGCTATTGGTGATGGGATTTTTGATCGCGGGGGCGGCGCTACGAGCAGCGACTCCGGAGGAAAACGTAAAAAGTCTGGGGCTGGTTCTGCCGCCCGCCGCATCGCCGGTGGCGAACTACGTGCCGGTCGTGCGCACGGGCGATTTGGTTTTTCTGGCCGGTCACATTCCCCGCGATGACGCCGGTCAGGTCATCACCGGCAAGGTGGGCGAAACGGTCACCATGGCCGAGGCCCAGGATGCGGCCCGCCGCACCGCTCTCGCGCTGTTGGCGACGCTGCGGCAGGAACTCGGATCGCTTGACCGGGTGAAGCGCATCGTGCGGGTCGAGGGCTTTGTGAACTGCCCGACCGACTTCACGGCTCAATCCTCGGTCATCAATGGTTGCTCGGATTTGTTGATTGAGGTTTTCGGCGATCAGGGACGCCACGCGCGCATGGCGATCGGCGCCGGTTCCCTGCCCCTCAACACGACCGTCGAAATCGCGCTGATCGCGGAAGTGGACTAA